The window TCAATGATAAGCTTTCCTTACAGATTACCCCTTCTTTTGTTCATAAAAATCTTTACGAACCCACCATTGAAAACAAAAATCAATTTTTAGCAGGTTTGGGAGGACGCTATAAAATTTCCAAAAGAGTTTCTGTAAATGCAGAATATTTTGTGAATTTCGACGATCACAGTTTTTATAAAAACCCATTATCATTAGGGGTGGATATAGAAACCGGAGGACATGTGTTCCAGCTTTTATTAACGAACTCCCAGATAAATTCAGATATCGGATATCTTACCAATGCCACTGGAGCATGGGGAAAGGGACATATTTTCTTTGGGTTTAATCTTTATAGAGTTTTTTAATATGAAAAAGCTAACATCCTTATTGATATTGTCGTCAGCAATCATACTGACGGCTTGTGACAGCAGAACTTATGAAGAGATTTCTGATAATACACCTATCACTGCACCCGTAAAATATACAGCAGATGTAAAACCCATTGTGGATAACAATTGCATTGGCTGCCATTCTGCCAGCGGCTATAAACCTCTCGTTACCTATGATCAGGTAAAAAACAATATAGACGGAATTCTGGATCGTATCCAAAGACCTAATGGTGATCCGGAGAAAATGCCGCAGGGAGGATCGTTGTCCGCAGCTCAGATCAATATTTTCATAAAATGGAAAGCTGACGGGCTCAATGAAAATTAAAAAAATTGATATGAAAAAATTAGCATTATTAAGCGTATTACTGCTTACTGCCAGTTACGCATCAGCACAAAAATACAGTTCTAAGACAGGAAAAGTAACTTTTGAAGCTTCGGTTCCTCTGTTTGATGACATCTTTGCCCAGGATGACAATAATGTTGTTATTCTGAATGCGGATAACGGTGAAATGGCATCCGTTTCTACAGTTAAGAACTTTCATTTTAAAACCAAATTAATGGAAGAGCATTTCAATGAAAGTTATGCTGAATCTGCAAAATATCCGAAAACAACTTTCAAAGGGAAAATTGTCAACTTTGATAAAACAAAGCTTACGGCCAGCCCTCAGAAATATACTGTTCAGGGAACACTTAACTTTCATGGTGTAGACAAAGCGGTTAACTCTGCAGCTACTTTGTATGCAAAAGATGGTAAAATATATATGCAGGGTGGTTTTGTGGCCAAACCTGCAGATTATAAAGTGACTATACCTAAAATGGTTACAAAGAAAGTTGCAGAAAATGTCAACATAGAATACAACTACGTAATGGTAAAACAATGAGAAATCTAATCTTAATTTTAGGATTATTTCTGAGCTCATGGATGTCTGCCCAGGAAAAAGCAAAATCAATATTTGATATTGCCAGAAGCGGAACAGTTCCTGAAGTACAGGAGCTGATGAAACAAAATCCGGATGTTATTAATCAGGTGAACGAAAATGGTTTTTCACCACTTATTTTAGCCTGTTACAGAGGAAATACTCCGGTTGCGGAATTTTTAATCACTCATGTTAAAAATATGAACTATGCAAGTGGAGAAGGAACAGCTTTAACGGCTTCTGTCTTTAAAGGAGATAAAAATCTTACTCAGAAATTATTAGAGAACAGAGCTGATCCCAATGTTGCAAACAGCAGCGGAGTAACTCCATTGATATATGCAGTTCAGTCACAAAACAAAGAAATGGTTGTGCTGTTACTCAAAAATAAAGCTAATAAGGCATTAGCAGACAAGCAGGGGAAAACTGTTTTTGAATATGCTTTATTTTCTAAAAATCAGGATATTATTAACCTATTAAAAAATTGATCATATGAAATTAAAAACTACATTATTATTGATCGGATTTTTTGCTTTTTTTCATGTAAAAAGTCAATATTCGACAGGAACTGTGCCTCTGTTTTCCACACCCGGAGGAGCAGATTTGGCTTATTCAGTTAAGATAGACCTTACTCCTTCTTTAGTTACCCTTACCCTTATCGGCCCTTCTACAGGATGGCTGGGAATGGCTTTCGATACAACGAATATGGATGATATAGGGAAGGATGTTGTTATTTTTGATGGAACCAATTTAAGTGACAGAACATTTAATGGCCAGGGAGTGGTGCCGCCTTTGGATGGAACTCAGAACTGGACTGTAACCTCCAATACAGTGGCTGGAAGCGTTCGTACTGTAGTCGCTACAAGAGCTTTAAATACAGGAGATGCTAATGATTACGTTTTTACTTTTCCTCCCGCAAGCCCTTTAAACGTTACATATGGACGTAGATTATCAAACTTTACGATTGCTTATCATGGTTCTAACAGCTGTGGTACTACAGCGCTTACTTTTGGTTCTACTTTAGGGACCAGCGAAACCGCTTTAGAGAGTAAGAAAATAGTTCTTTATCCAAACCCGGCTAAAGAAACGGTAAGCTTTAAAAATATTGATAAAATAAAATCTGTTGATATTTATGAATCTGCCGGAAGAAAAGTAAGATCTGTGAAACTTGAGGGAGAAAATATCAGTGTCAGAGATTTAAAATCTGGTACTTATTATTTTGAAATCACATTGAAAGATGGAACTACATCTTACGAAAAACTGATTAAAGAATAATTTTTCAGAAAAAACACACCTAAATATTTTTTTTAAAAACGGATACCTCTGATTTTTCAGGGGTATCTTTTTTCCTTAAAGTACCCATTCCAGGGAGATTGCTTTAAATTTCATATATTTGTGTATATCCGGATTCTTAACAAAAGGCAGCTTCTTTACCTTATAATTTTTACAACCAATGGAATTTAAAACTTTAGCCAATATTACAACAGACGAACTTCTGTCAGTATTCAACCATTCATTTTCAGATTATGTTATTCCTTTCCACTTAACGAAAGAGGTGCTTGTCTCAAAAATTGCAGCAGAAAAATTAGATATGAGTTTATCTGCCGGAGCATTTGAAGATGGAAAACTGGTAGGTTTTATTCTTCAGTCTGAAAAAGTTGAAAATGGGGAGAAAATTATATACAATGGCGGAACAGGCGTAGTTCCTGAAAGCAGAGGTAAAGGATTGGTGAGAAAAATGTATGATTTTATTATCCCTGTTTTAAAAGAAAGAAATGCCAATACATTGTTGCTTGAAGTGATTGAAGGAAATCAGCCTGCAATCAGGGCGTATGAAAACCTGGGCTTTGTAATTGTCCGAAGATTACTTTGTTTTAACGGAAGTATTCAGCAGGGAAAAGAAAATGCTGAGGTTTCTATTAGAGATCTGAAAGACTTTCAATGGGAGCTGCTATGCTCTTTCTGGGATATTGAACCTTCATGGCAAGGGTCAGTTTTCGTATTGGAGCCGATGCCGGAAAATCATGTGACTTTAGGAGCTTATGATGGAGATAAACTGGTAGGATATATTATCTATGGCCCTGCAGCGAAAAAAGTATATCAGTTTGCTGTAGATAAGAACTACAGAAACCGTGGAATTGGAACAAAGCTTTTTAACGCTGTTAAAGATAAAAATGGCGGGCAGGGTATAGCATTGAACAATGTAGATGATTCTTCAGAAAATACCAGCAAATTTCTCAGTGAACGAGTAGGACTGAACAATTGGCTGTCACAGTTTGAAATGAAAAGATCTATTTAATGAAGATTCATTTTGATTCAAAAAAAATAATCGGTTTTAATATACTTTTAATCTCTTAAACTTTTTATGCAGAAGTATAGGATGTAACTTTGTGGAAAATTTTAAAATAATGAAGCGAGGAATCCATTTTTTACTGCTGCTAATTTCTTTTACGGCTTTTGCGCAACAGGGCAATATTGATACAGCCCAGGTGATTATCCCAGGTAGACAGAACACCACGGAAGCACAGTCAAAACCTTATGTGATTATGATATCTACAGACGGTTTCCGTTATGACTATGCACAGAAGTACAATGCTGAAAACCTTTTGAAACTGGCCAATAGCGGTGTGAAAGCTGAAGCAATGATTCCAAGCTATCCAAGTATTACTTTCCCTAATCACTGGAGCTTAATTACCGGACTTTATCCTTCCCATCATGGCTTGATTGATAATTTTTTCTACGACTATAAAAGAAAAGAAGGGTATGCCATGAGCAATAAAAAAAATGCTGAAGACGGAAGCTGGTATGGAGGAACTCCACTTTGGGGACTTGCTGAAAAACAGGGAATGGTATCAGCATCTTTAATGTGGGTAGGATCTGCCAGCGATGCCGGAGGAATGAGACCTTCTTACTACTACCCTTATCACGAAAAATTTTCTCCTTCCGAAAAAGTAGAAAAAGTGGTGAACTGGCTGAAATTACCGGAAGATAAAAGACCTCATTTTATATCATTATATTTCCCGGAAGTAGACGGAAGCGGGCATCATTATGGTCCTGATACAAAAGAAACCGAAACTGCTGTACATCTGATAGACCAGGCGATAGGTGATCTTGTTCAGAAAGTAGATGGATTAGGCTTAAAGAACGTCAACTTTATATTTGTGTCTGACCACGGAATGATCAAAGTAGACGGTGGAGCTCCATTAGAAATCCCGGCCGTTCTTTTTGATAAAAACAGATTTGATTTTTACAATTCCCAGACTTTGTTAAGAGTTTACGTTAAAAATCCTGATGAGGTAAAGAAGGTTTACAAACAACTGAAAGCTCAGAAAACAGATGATTACGAAGTGTATCTGGATAAAAAACTTCCTAAATATCTGCATTTTGCAACAAGAGATGACCAATACAACAGAATAGGACAGATTCTTCTGATCCCTAAAGCACCGAAAATATTCTTAGAAAAAGGTAAGAAAACATCTGTTGGAAAACATGGCTACAACCCTAAAGTTGTGCCGGAAATGAAAGCTACTTTCTTTGCCCGGGGACCTGAATTTAAAAACAATCTGGTCATCAGTGAATTTGCTAACATTAATGTTTATCCTTTGGTTGCTGAGATTTTAGGATTGAAAATAGATCAGCCAATTGACGGAAAACTGAAAATTTTAAAAGAAACCCTGAAAGACAAAAAATAGTCTATGGTTTAAAATATTATAATAGTTAACAAAGTTTCGGCGCACCTTTGGTGCGCCGAAACTCATATTATCAGTCTTAGAAAAACAAAAGAATTTAAAACTTAGAAGAAAACTCTTTAGCAAAATCCTCTAGCTTTACATTACCTGTAACAGGAGAATTGTGATCAATAAAATCCTTCTGAACAACCCCGGTTCTTATTCCTCTACCCATTTCAACATAAAGATGAGCCATATCTTCAGGTAGTCCGGCTTGAAGCATTCCATTTAAAGAATCTTCATCAGAGAATTCTACCCATGGAAGTTCAGGCTTATTAACAGAAGTTCCTAAAACCTTTGCAAAATCAGCCGCTTTTCTCACATCACTTACAATATACCGGATGTTGTTTGTATTTCCGTCTTTTACCAGTTCTTCAGCGGCAGCTTGGGCAATATCATTGGGATGTACAATTGGTACTTCAACACTTGCAGGATAATTCCCTCCAATGATTCCAGCATTTTGAATCAAAGGAATATCGTTGAAAAAATTATTATAAAAATATCCGGCTCTTAAAAAAGTGAAAGAGGTATTTTCTACTTCGTTATATATTTTTTCAATATTGTGAAGACCTGCAATGGGGCCATTTTCTACCGGAGATTCAGCTCCCACACTGCTTAGCATTACGGCTCTTTTTACGTTGGCATTCTTTATAGCTTCAGCATAATTTTTTCCTGCATTGGTTGTGTTTTCTACAATCTTATCCGGGCTGATAGCCGGAGGAGTCATTACAAAAACAGCATCTGCTCCTTCAAATGTCTGAGTTAAAAAATTAACGTCTGTGATAGAACCTATGGCTGGAGTGGCTCCCAGAGATTCAATATCCTGTTTTCTTGCATCGCTGCTGCTGACTACTGTAATATTATGCCCTTCGGCAATTAACTGTTGTGCTAATGGTTTGGCTACATTTCCTAATGATCCTGTGATTACAATTTTCATAATAAATATTTTTTTATTTCTGAGAACAAAGTTATATTTGTACTTACTTTTATACAAGTACTTACCCTAAAGTATGTAGATATGACAGCGATCAAAGAAAGTTCAACCATTCAGGAGAATAAGAAAACAGTACAGGATTGTCCCGTAATGTATGTTATGGAAAGAATTGGCGGATTCTGGAAACCTATTATCCTGTTTAATCTTTCCACAGGCGAAAAAAGATACAGCGAACTGAAAAAAGCAATTCCTGCCGTAACAGAAAAAATGCTGATCCAGCATCTGAAACAGTTGGAAACAGATGGATTGATTATCAGAACAGCAAAACCTGTAATACCTCCTCATGTGACCTATAGGTTGAGTGATGCAGGTAATGAATTGGCTCCTGTTATTGATGCCATGGCTGCATGGGCTTTTCAGGATATGGAAAGAAATGATAACAAATGTGCTGAAGGAAACCGATATATGTTGAATCAGGATCAGAATGCTTTTAGCCAAAATCTAAAAAAATAAAAACAGGCGCTTCAATCTGAAGCGCCTGTTTCTGTTAATATTGTATAGAAGAGTTACAAAGATTGCATATCAATGACGAAACGGTATTTTACATCACTTTTCAGCATTCTTTCATACGCGTTGTTAATATCCTGCATTTTAATCAGCTCAATATCAGAAACAATATTATGTTTTCCACAGAAATCTAACAATTCCTGTGTCTCTGCAATACCTCCGATCAAAGAACCTGCTACAGAACGACGTTGGAAGATCATAGGTCTTGTACTTACTTCAGTTTCCTGGAATTCACCTACAAATCCTACAAGAACTAAAGTTCCGTTCAAAGAAAGAGTTTGCATATAAGGATTGATGTCATGTTCATAAGGTACCGTATCAATGATAAGATCAAATTTACCTTTTACAGCATCCATCTGTGAATCATCTGTAGAGATCACTACATGATCAGCTCCAAGTTGCTTTGCATCATCAGTCTTACCCGGAGTTCTTGAGAATAAAGTAACTTCAGCTCCCAGTCCTTTTGCCAGTTTAATAGCCATGTGACCCAATCCACCTAATCCTACAACGGCCACTTTTGAACCCGGACCTGCGTTCCAGTGTCTTAGTGGTGACCATGTAGTAATTCCTGCACATAGAAGTGGTGCTACTGCTGCCAGATCTAAATTTTCAGGAACACTTAGAACGAAATGCTCATCAACAACTACTTTTTGAGAATATCCTCCAAAAGTGTGGCCTCCAAGATGCTTATCTTTCCCGTTATAAGTTCCTGTAAATCCGTTTTGGCAATATTGTTCCAAATCGTGCTTACAACTGTCGCAATGTCCGCAAGAATCTACCATACATCCTACTGCAGCAAGATCGCCTACTTTAAATTTGGAAACCTCACTTCCTACATTGGTAATTCTTCCTACAATTTCATGTCCCGGAACTACAGGATACAAAGATCCGCCCCAGTCGTTTCTTGCTGTATGAAGGTCAGAGTGGCATACCCCGCAGTATAGGATTTCAATCTCTACGTCCTTTGTGGTTACCTCTCTTCTTTCAATATTCATTTCTTTCAGATCTGCTGTGGTAGACTCTGCACCATAAGCTTTTACTGTGATTGTACTCATTTTTTATATTTAGTTTATTTAGGTTTATAAATTATTATACTCTTCATCCGTTACAGGCTCCAGCCATTCTACAATCCCGTTTTGAGTATTAGGATTAATGGCAATATGGGTAAACCCACTGTTCGGAGCAGCTCCATGCCAGTGGATAATATCAGGAGGAATGTTAACAACATCTCCTGGGTTTAAAATCTGTACAGGTTTATCTTTTTCCTGATAGTATCCTGTTCCTGAAGTTACGATTAATATCTGTCCGCCTCCATGAGAATGCCAGTTATTTCTGCATCCTGGCTCGAAAATGACATTTCCAATCTGACAGTTCAGGCTATCCTCATTGGGTTTCAGAATATAAACCCACGCTGTTCCTCCGGAGAAATAATCTGAAGAAGCTTTTTCCCCTTTTGGAAAAATGGTTGTATTAAAAGTTTCCATAACGGTACAAAAGTCGACACTTTCTCATAAATCAGACTTATACAGATTACCGAATTACTTACCAATTTTACAGACACTATTTCAGTTACAAATGAAAGTGGTAATTTTGAATAGAAATAAAAATATACTTCATGGACAATCAGGAGGTTGAAATCTATAATACGGTCTCGGAATACAATAAAATGGCGAATCATGAAACGCTGCATCCGCTGGTAAGTGTGATTGATTTTTCCAAATCCGATCCTATATGCCAGTATAAAAGAAAATTCGGTTTTTATACCGTTTTCCTGAAGGATGTAATGTGTGGAGATATGCAATATGGGAAACACAGCTATGATTATCAGGAAGGAACTTTGGTTTTTATTGCACCCGGGCAAACATATGGAATTTATAATAAAGACAGATTTGTTCAGCCTGCAGGTTTTGCCCTAATTTTTCATCCGGATTTAATAAAAGGAACCAACCTAGGGAAGAACATGAAAGACTATTCATTTTTCTCTTATGACGTACATGAAGCCCTACACCTCTCTGAAAAAGAAAGAGAAGTAGTGTTGGATTGCTTTAAAAATATTAAGCTTGAACTGGAACAGGCTATTGATAAACACAGCAAATCTTTAATCGTTAATAATATTGAACTATTCCTGAATTACTGTATGCGTTTTTATGACCGCCAGTTTATTACGAGAGATCACATCAATCAGGGGGTGATTGGAAAATTTGAAAATCTGGTTGATGATTATTTAAAATCTGAAAATCCTAAGAATATTGGTTTTCCAATGGTAAACTATTTTGCAGAGAAGCTGAACCTGTCCGCCAATTATTTTGGAGATCTGATAAAAAAAGAACTGGGTATTTCCGCTCAGGAATTTATCCATAACAAACTTATTGATATCGCTAAAGAACAAATCCTGGATCAGGCAAAAACAATCAGTGAAATTTCCTATGATTTAGGGTTCAAATATCCACAGCATTTTACAAGATTGTTCAAAACAAAAGTAGGCATTTCTCCAAGTGAATACAAAATCCTGAACTAAGTTTTCAACACGAAGAACACTAATCTTTTTCACAAACAACACAATGATAGTTAGTGAATATTTGTGCTATCATTTGTGAGATTTGTGTTTAAATAATTAAATTTAGAAAGAAAAGTTCACAGTTTTAAAAATGACACCTAATCAGCAGAATACCACTATTTTTGAGACCAGGTTCGGGAAAATTTTAGCATTAAAAGAAGAGGGGATTATCAGAGCCAGAAGTATCCGATATGCTCATTCTGAAAGATTTAAAGAACCCGTTGCCATAGAAGCTTCTTTATCTTCTGTAATTATTTCCCCGGAAAAAACACCAGTCTGTCCACAGGCTTTAAGTCCGCTTGTGGAAAAAATGATTGGAGCAACCTCCGTTGAAAGCTTTGAAGCAGATGAATCTACCCAGTATCTCTCCATAACCCGCCCTGAAACAGTTTCTGAAAATGAAAAGCTTCCTGTTGTAGTCTGGATTCATGGAGGATCTCATGAAATAGGCTGTGGTGATCTTGCTACTGCCAATCCTGCCGAATGGGTGAAAGAACAACATATCATCGTAGTTGCCGTCTCGTATCGTCTGGGATTGTTCGGTTTTCTAGGTGGAGATGAAACAAGACCTGCTAATCTTGGACTTTTGGATATGATCGAAGCATTGAGGTGGATAAAAGCCAATATTGCAGAGTTTAGTGGTGATGAAAACAATATTACCCTTCTCGGGCAGTCTTCAGGAGGAGATGCTATTGCTCACCTAATGATTTCAGAAGGGGTGGAGGATTTATTTCAGCGTGTGATCATCCAGAGTGCTCCTCTGGGATTACGCCATAAAAGACAGAAAATGTCTGCAGAATTTCTTAAAAAAACAGAAGTATTGAAAGATGAAACTGACGTTTTAAAAATGATGGAGGACTACAAAATATTTGTACCCTCTGTAATAAAATACGGTTTGAAAGCTGCAATGCCCTTTGGTACACAATACGGATATTTTCCTCTGTGTAAAGAAGAAGAGTCGGTGGAGATGTGGAAAAAGAATGCTCAGAAATTTGATGTGATCATTGGTTTAAATAATGATGAAACTGCCTTTTATCTCAAGACTTCCGAGGCTTTAAATAAATATTTCGGAAAAGGATTTGGTTTAAAACTCATAGATAAAGCGGTTGAAAAAACTACAGCACTTATCTATGGAAATCCGGCAAAACAATTTGCTCAGACTTTGGCTGAATCCGGTGGAAATGTCTATCTCTTCAGAATTCATTCAAAATTGAAAGACAATCACATCGGAGCACCACATTGTATTGATCTTCCTTTGATTTTTGGGAATGAATCAGCGTGGAAATCTTCCGAACTGCTGAAAGATATTCCCTGGAGCCGTATTCATGAGAACGGTAAAAAACTGCGGGCACTTTGGGCAGAATTTGCCAGAACCGGAAAAATATCTGATGCCTCCGAAAGACCGGAGATCCTGGAACTCCGAAAGATATAGTTACATACTAAAATTATAAAAACCAATCATCTTAACAAATATTCCAGCCGAAGATAAACATTCCCTTCCCTTGGAGGTGCAGCGAAAATTCAAAGAATTTTTGACGGAGTGGTTAGCCATATTTTCAACAGTTATATGTTTTTTGTGTGAATTATGTATACAGAATCAGGTGATTGCTGTTGAATGTTTATTCATAATTGTAATTTTTGATGTAAATTTAATTATTGAACCATAAAAAATAATAATTATGAAAACAAACAAAGATTTCAAAGTAAAAAAACTTAAACGTGAGGAACTGAAGAGTTTAAAGGCCGGAGATTTAAATTGGGGTAAAGTATGCTGTACTTCCACCGAAGACGGGCAATGTTGCGAATGGGCCATAGATGTTTGGAATTGCCGTTACATTTATTGCTGATTTTCTAATGAAAGCAAGCCTTGTCAAGGTTTTAACCCTTGACAAGGCTCTTATTCAGGAATCCAGACACTTACATTTCCTGCCGGAACTGGGAAATTTCCCCATCCGTTTTCATCAATCGTTACTTTGTCTTTGAATCGTTTCAACAGATCTTTGAATTTTTTTCCGGAATACAACATTCCCATTTCCATAGGCTTGTTGTAAGAATCTTTATTACTCAGAACAGTTGCACATCCTGGATGTTCATCATCACCAGTGCGAACCCAACCAAGGCAATTGGCATCCTCAAAATAATCTTGCTGGTCACCGTAAGCATAATCTTTCCTTGCTTTTAACAGCTCTTCAATACCGTCTACTTTGGGCATAAATATCTCCTGATCATTACCTTCTCTATCCTTATCCACATAATGAGCTCCATAGAGATCTGGATAGAAGATGCATGGATAGCCGTCTTTTCTTAATAAGATAAATGCATAGGCAAGAGGTTTGAACCATGGGTCTACAGGAGCTTCAAGATCCTGTAAAGGCTGTGTATCATGATTGGCTACCAAACTTACAGAATGCATCGGATCTGCCTGAGTAAGAGTTTCATCAAAAATTCTCCTGAGATCATAAGAACCACCTTCCCTGGAAGCCGTATGGAAATTATTCTGTAACGAACTGTCAAAAAGACTCATACATCCATCCGTTACTTCAATATATTTTTGGAGAAGATGAAGATATCCGGGAGCCCAGTATTCTCCTACAGCGAAAATATTTTTTCCGGAATTGGAACGGAGCAGCGTAAGCCATTCTTTATAAAAATCAAAAGAAATATGTTTTAAAGCATCCAGTCTCACGCCATCGAAATCTGTCTGATCAAAATACCATTTTGCCCAATTATTGAGCTCTTCCCGTACAAAAGGATTTCGGTGTTCAATGTCATTATACATCAGGTAATCATAATTTCCTTTTTCATCATCAATCATTTCTTCCCAGTCATTTCCATATTCAGACTGTATTTTATAAATATGGGATTCCATACCTTCCGCGTAATCTACACCGCTGAAGCAGGTGAAGTTCCATTCAAAATCAGAATATTTTTTTCCTCTTCCTGGAAAGGTAAATTTGGTATAAGATTCAATTTCAATGACGTCGGAGATAATTTTCTCCCTGTTCTCTTCATCTACTTTTACCACTTTGAATTTTTCCAGCTCATCACCTCCTGCTTTATGTCCCAGGACAATATCTACAATCACTTGTATATTTTGTTTCTTTAAGGCTTTAATGGCTTTTGTATAATCATTTTTAGTACCGTATTTTGTAGCAATGGTACCCTTTTGGTCAAATTCTCCAAGGTCATAGAGATCATAAGCGTCATATCCGGTAGAATAACCGCCATTTGTTCCTTTATAGGCTGGAGGAAACCATACAGAAGTGATTCCAAGTTTTGCTAAGTATCCGGCCTGTTTTTCGGCTTCTTTCCACAATTTTCCGTCGCCTTCAGAGTACCAGTGGAAAAACTGAATCATGGTTGGGTTCATAGATTTGCTGATTTGGTAGATACAAGGTAGCGAAAAAATATGACCTACTCATTTTCAAATTCCTCAAACGGGATTTTTAGTTGAACGGAAACCTGTTTTTTTTCTTCAGTATTCAGTTGGGAGAGAGATAATCCGAGCAGGCGTACAGCTTTATCAAAAGGACGGAGATCCCAGAGTTTTTTCCCAGTGTTATAATACTGTTCCGGTGACGAGAAATAATCTTCTCTTGTTATGCTTCTTGTGAAAAGAGAGAAATCTTTATATTTTATCTTTAATGTTAAAGTTCTTCCGAGAATATTATTTTTCTGTAATCTTTGATGGATTTCCTGAGCAAGACTTTCCAGCTTTTCATTGATCTGCTGTTCGTCCAAAAGATCTTCAAAAAAAGTTCTTTCCACGGCCACACTTTTCTGGATCCGATGAGGTTTTACTTCAGAAGTATGAATACCGCGTACTACATTGTAATAATGTTTCCCGGACTTTCCGAAAAGCCTTACCAGATCTTCAAGTGATCTCTTCTTTAAATCTTTTCCTTTATAAATTCCTAAACTAAACATTTTGTTGGCTGTAACTTTTCCAACCCCGTAAAATTTTTCTACAGGCAGTTCTTCCAGGAAATGCTCCATTTTATCAGGATGAATTGTTTTCTGGCCATTCGGTTTATTGATGTCTGAAGCTACTTTAGCTAAAAATTTATTGACTGAAATTCCTGCAGATGCCGTCAGTCCCGTCTGTTCAAAGATTTTCTGACGGATTTCTTTGGCAATCAGGTTGGCAGATTCCATTCCTTTTTTATTTTCGGTGACATCCAGATAAGCTTCATCCAGAGACAGGGGTTCTACCAGATCAGTATATTCATAGAAAATCTCCCGGATTTTTTTGGAGATCTCTTTATATCTGGCAAATCGGGGAGGAACAAAAATAAGATGTGGGCATTTTTCTTTTGCGGTCTTGCTGGGCATTGCAGAGCGTACTCCATATTTTCTGGCTTCATAGCTTGCTGCGGCAACGACGCCTCGATGCTGCCCTCCAACTGCAATAGGCTTCCCTTTCAATGTAGGATTATCATGCTGCTCCACAGAAGCATAGAATGCGTCCATATCAACATGAATAATTTTACGAAGTGGCAAAGAAAAATCCATATACAAAGATATGGATTCCTTTATTTATGGTAAATTTTTTATAGAAAGGAAGTGTGACGCTGGAGTGTGGAAGTTAATGAGAAAGATATGGAAATTTATGA of the Chryseobacterium viscerum genome contains:
- a CDS encoding winged helix-turn-helix transcriptional regulator, yielding MTAIKESSTIQENKKTVQDCPVMYVMERIGGFWKPIILFNLSTGEKRYSELKKAIPAVTEKMLIQHLKQLETDGLIIRTAKPVIPPHVTYRLSDAGNELAPVIDAMAAWAFQDMERNDNKCAEGNRYMLNQDQNAFSQNLKK
- a CDS encoding GNAT family N-acetyltransferase is translated as MEFKTLANITTDELLSVFNHSFSDYVIPFHLTKEVLVSKIAAEKLDMSLSAGAFEDGKLVGFILQSEKVENGEKIIYNGGTGVVPESRGKGLVRKMYDFIIPVLKERNANTLLLEVIEGNQPAIRAYENLGFVIVRRLLCFNGSIQQGKENAEVSIRDLKDFQWELLCSFWDIEPSWQGSVFVLEPMPENHVTLGAYDGDKLVGYIIYGPAAKKVYQFAVDKNYRNRGIGTKLFNAVKDKNGGQGIALNNVDDSSENTSKFLSERVGLNNWLSQFEMKRSI
- a CDS encoding ankyrin repeat domain-containing protein, which translates into the protein MRNLILILGLFLSSWMSAQEKAKSIFDIARSGTVPEVQELMKQNPDVINQVNENGFSPLILACYRGNTPVAEFLITHVKNMNYASGEGTALTASVFKGDKNLTQKLLENRADPNVANSSGVTPLIYAVQSQNKEMVVLLLKNKANKALADKQGKTVFEYALFSKNQDIINLLKN
- a CDS encoding ectonucleotide pyrophosphatase/phosphodiesterase is translated as MKRGIHFLLLLISFTAFAQQGNIDTAQVIIPGRQNTTEAQSKPYVIMISTDGFRYDYAQKYNAENLLKLANSGVKAEAMIPSYPSITFPNHWSLITGLYPSHHGLIDNFFYDYKRKEGYAMSNKKNAEDGSWYGGTPLWGLAEKQGMVSASLMWVGSASDAGGMRPSYYYPYHEKFSPSEKVEKVVNWLKLPEDKRPHFISLYFPEVDGSGHHYGPDTKETETAVHLIDQAIGDLVQKVDGLGLKNVNFIFVSDHGMIKVDGGAPLEIPAVLFDKNRFDFYNSQTLLRVYVKNPDEVKKVYKQLKAQKTDDYEVYLDKKLPKYLHFATRDDQYNRIGQILLIPKAPKIFLEKGKKTSVGKHGYNPKVVPEMKATFFARGPEFKNNLVISEFANINVYPLVAEILGLKIDQPIDGKLKILKETLKDKK
- a CDS encoding YceI family protein translates to MKKLALLSVLLLTASYASAQKYSSKTGKVTFEASVPLFDDIFAQDDNNVVILNADNGEMASVSTVKNFHFKTKLMEEHFNESYAESAKYPKTTFKGKIVNFDKTKLTASPQKYTVQGTLNFHGVDKAVNSAATLYAKDGKIYMQGGFVAKPADYKVTIPKMVTKKVAENVNIEYNYVMVKQ
- a CDS encoding NAD(P)H-binding protein, with product MKIVITGSLGNVAKPLAQQLIAEGHNITVVSSSDARKQDIESLGATPAIGSITDVNFLTQTFEGADAVFVMTPPAISPDKIVENTTNAGKNYAEAIKNANVKRAVMLSSVGAESPVENGPIAGLHNIEKIYNEVENTSFTFLRAGYFYNNFFNDIPLIQNAGIIGGNYPASVEVPIVHPNDIAQAAAEELVKDGNTNNIRYIVSDVRKAADFAKVLGTSVNKPELPWVEFSDEDSLNGMLQAGLPEDMAHLYVEMGRGIRTGVVQKDFIDHNSPVTGNVKLEDFAKEFSSKF
- a CDS encoding T9SS type A sorting domain-containing protein gives rise to the protein MKLKTTLLLIGFFAFFHVKSQYSTGTVPLFSTPGGADLAYSVKIDLTPSLVTLTLIGPSTGWLGMAFDTTNMDDIGKDVVIFDGTNLSDRTFNGQGVVPPLDGTQNWTVTSNTVAGSVRTVVATRALNTGDANDYVFTFPPASPLNVTYGRRLSNFTIAYHGSNSCGTTALTFGSTLGTSETALESKKIVLYPNPAKETVSFKNIDKIKSVDIYESAGRKVRSVKLEGENISVRDLKSGTYYFEITLKDGTTSYEKLIKE